In a genomic window of Meriones unguiculatus strain TT.TT164.6M chromosome 8, Bangor_MerUng_6.1, whole genome shotgun sequence:
- the Ppp1r1a gene encoding protein phosphatase 1 regulatory subunit 1A isoform X1 — MEPDNSPRKIQFTVPLLEPHLDPEAAEQIRRRRPTPATLVLTSDQSSPEIDEDRIPNPLLKSTLSMSPRQRKKMTRTTPTMKELQTMVEHHLGQQKQGEEPEGASESTGNQESCPPGIPDIGSASRPDTSGKAQKPAESTPKTQEQCGVEPSTEDPSAHMPPLDSHGASLVSPVGWALGPLGEQAVGASIWNQKCRQRSSFI, encoded by the exons ATGGAGCCCGACAACAGCCCACGGAAGATCCAGTTTACGGTCCCGCTGCTGGAGCCGCACCTGGACCCAGAGGCGGCTGAGCAG ATTCGGAGGCGCCGCCCCACCCCTGCCACACTTGTGCTGACCAGTGACCAGTCATCCCCAG AGATAGATGAAGACCGGATCCCCAACCCACTTCTCAAG TCCACTTTGTCAATGTCTCCACGGCAGCGGAAGAAGATGACAAGAACCACACCCACCATGAAAG AGCTCCAGACGATGGTTGAGCATCACCTAGGGCAACAGAAGCAAGGAGAGGAACCTGAGGGAGCCTCTGAGAGCACAGGGAACCAGGAGTCCTGCCCACCTGGGATCCCAGACATAGGCTCAGCATCAAGGCCAGATACCTCTGGGAAAGCACAAA AGCCTGCAGAATCCACCCCCAAGACTCAGGAGCAGTGTGGTGTGGAGCCCAGTACAGAGGACCCCTCAGCCCACATGCCACCACTGGATTCCCATGGAGCCAGCTTGGTAAGCCCCGTGGGCTGGGCTTTGGGGCCTTTAGGAGAGCAGGCTGTAGGGGCTAGTATTTGGAATCAAAAGTGTAGACAAAGGAGCAGCTTTATTTAG
- the Pde1b gene encoding dual specificity calcium/calmodulin-dependent 3',5'-cyclic nucleotide phosphodiesterase 1B isoform X1 translates to MELSPRSPPEMLESDCPSPLELKSAPSKKMWIKLRSLLRYMVKQLENGEVNIEELKKNLEYTASLLEAVYIDETRQILDTEDELRELRSDAVPSEVRDWLASTFTQQTRAKGRRAEEKPKFRSIVHAVQAGIFVERMFRRTYTSVGPTYSTAVHNCLKNLDLWCFDVFSLNRAADDHALRTIVFELLTRHSLISRFKIPTVFLMSFLEALETGYGKYKNPYHNQIHAADVTQTVHCFLLRTGMVHCLSEIEILAIIFAAAIHDYEHTGTTNSFHIQTKSECAILYNDRSVLENHHISSVFRLMQDDEMNIFINLTKDEFVELRALVIEMVLATDMSCHFQQVKSMKTALQQLERIDKSKALSLLLHAADISHPTKQWSVHSRWTKALMEEFFRQGDKEAELGLPFSPLCDRTSTLVAQSQIGFIDFIVEPTFSVLTDVAEKSVQPLSDDDSKSKSQPSFQWRQPSLDVDVGDPNPDVVSFRSTWTKYIQENKQKWKERAASGITNQMSIDELSPCEEEAPPSPAEDEHNQNGNLD, encoded by the exons GCTGCGCTACATGGTGAAGCAGTTGGAGAATGGGGAGGTTAACATCGAGGAGCTGAAGAAAAACCTGGAATACACAGCTTCCCTGCTGGAAGCTGTCTACATTGATGAGACACG GCAAATCCTGGACACTGAGGATGAGCTTCGGGAGCTTCGTTCAGATGCTGTGCCTTCAGAGGTGCGGGACTGGCTGGCCTCCACCTTCACCCAGCAGACTCGAGCCAAAGGTCGCAGGGCAGAAGAAAAACCCAAGTTCCGCAGCATCGTGCATGCTGTGCAGGCTGGGATCTTCGTGGAGCG GATGTTTCGGAGAACGTATACCTCTGTGGGCCCCACGTATTCTACTGCAGTCCACAACTGTCTCAAG AACCTGGACCTCTGGTGCTTTGATGTCTTTTCCTTGAATCGGGCAGCTGATGACCACGCACTGAGGACCATTGTTTTCGAATTGCTGACTCGGCATAGCCTCATCAGTCGCTTCAAG ATTCCCACTGTATTTCTGATGAGTTTTCTGGAAGCCTTGGAGACAGGCTATGGGAAATATAAGAACCCTTACCACAACCAGATTCATGCAGCCGATGTGACCCAGACTGTACATTGCTTCCTGCTCCGCACAGGCATGGTG CACTGCCTGTCAGAAATTGAGATCTTGGCCATCATCTTTGCTGCAGCCATCCATGACTATGAGCACACAGGCACAACCAACAGCTTCCACATCCAGACCAA GTCAGAATGTGCCATCTTGTACAATGATCGCTCGGTGCTGGAGAATCACCACATCAGCTCTGTTTTTCGTCTGATGCAGGATGATGAGATGAACATTTTTATCAATCTCACCAAGGATGAGTTTGT AGAGCTGCGGGCCCTGGTCATTGAAATGGTGTTGGCCACAGACATGTCCTGCCATTTTCAGCAAGTGAAGTCCATGAAGACAGCCCTGCAGCAGCTGGAAAG GATTGACAAATCCAAGGCTCTATCTCTTCTGCTTCATGCTGCTGACATCAGCCACCCAACCAAGCAGTGGTCAGTTCACAGCCGCTGGACCAAGGCCCTAATGGAAGAGTTCTTCCGCCAG GGTGAcaaggaggcagagctgggcctGCCTTTCTCTCCACTCTGTGATCGCACCTCCACATTGGTGGCCCAGTCCCAGATAG GTTTCATTGACTTCATTGTGGAGCCTACTTTCTCTGTGCTGACTGATGTGGCAGAGAAGAGTGTCCAGCCCTTGTCAGACGATGATTCCAAGTCTAAAAGTCAGCCCAG CTTCCAGTGGCGCCAGCCTTCTTTGGATGTGGATGTAGGAGACCCCAACCCTGATGTGGTCAGTTTCCGCTCCACCTGGACCAAGTACATTCAAGAGAACAAACAGAAGTGGAAGGAACGAGCAGCTAGTG GCATCACCAACCAGATGTCCATCGATGAACTGTCCCCCTGTGAGGAAGAGGCCCCACCCTCCCCTGCAGAAGATGAGCACAACCAGAATGGAAATCTGGATTAG
- the Ppp1r1a gene encoding protein phosphatase 1 regulatory subunit 1A isoform X3 — protein MEPDNSPRKIQFTVPLLEPHLDPEAAEQIRRRRPTPATLVLTSDQSSPEIDEDRIPNPLLKSTLSMSPRQRKKMTRTTPTMKEPAESTPKTQEQCGVEPSTEDPSAHMPPLDSHGASLVSPVGWALGPLGEQAVGASIWNQKCRQRSSFI, from the exons ATGGAGCCCGACAACAGCCCACGGAAGATCCAGTTTACGGTCCCGCTGCTGGAGCCGCACCTGGACCCAGAGGCGGCTGAGCAG ATTCGGAGGCGCCGCCCCACCCCTGCCACACTTGTGCTGACCAGTGACCAGTCATCCCCAG AGATAGATGAAGACCGGATCCCCAACCCACTTCTCAAG TCCACTTTGTCAATGTCTCCACGGCAGCGGAAGAAGATGACAAGAACCACACCCACCATGAAAG AGCCTGCAGAATCCACCCCCAAGACTCAGGAGCAGTGTGGTGTGGAGCCCAGTACAGAGGACCCCTCAGCCCACATGCCACCACTGGATTCCCATGGAGCCAGCTTGGTAAGCCCCGTGGGCTGGGCTTTGGGGCCTTTAGGAGAGCAGGCTGTAGGGGCTAGTATTTGGAATCAAAAGTGTAGACAAAGGAGCAGCTTTATTTAG
- the Ppp1r1a gene encoding protein phosphatase 1 regulatory subunit 1A isoform X2 yields the protein MEPDNSPRKIQFTVPLLEPHLDPEAAEQIRRRRPTPATLVLTSDQSSPEIDEDRIPNPLLKSTLSMSPRQRKKMTRTTPTMKELQTMVEHHLGQQKQGEEPEGASESTGNQESCPPGIPDIGSASRPDTSGKAQKPAESTPKTQEQCGVEPSTEDPSAHMPPLDSHGASLV from the exons ATGGAGCCCGACAACAGCCCACGGAAGATCCAGTTTACGGTCCCGCTGCTGGAGCCGCACCTGGACCCAGAGGCGGCTGAGCAG ATTCGGAGGCGCCGCCCCACCCCTGCCACACTTGTGCTGACCAGTGACCAGTCATCCCCAG AGATAGATGAAGACCGGATCCCCAACCCACTTCTCAAG TCCACTTTGTCAATGTCTCCACGGCAGCGGAAGAAGATGACAAGAACCACACCCACCATGAAAG AGCTCCAGACGATGGTTGAGCATCACCTAGGGCAACAGAAGCAAGGAGAGGAACCTGAGGGAGCCTCTGAGAGCACAGGGAACCAGGAGTCCTGCCCACCTGGGATCCCAGACATAGGCTCAGCATCAAGGCCAGATACCTCTGGGAAAGCACAAA AGCCTGCAGAATCCACCCCCAAGACTCAGGAGCAGTGTGGTGTGGAGCCCAGTACAGAGGACCCCTCAGCCCACATGCCACCACTGGATTCCCATGGAGCCAGCTTG GTCTGA
- the Pde1b gene encoding dual specificity calcium/calmodulin-dependent 3',5'-cyclic nucleotide phosphodiesterase 1B isoform X2 — protein MANPAPVHRGHLQGPILRLRYMVKQLENGEVNIEELKKNLEYTASLLEAVYIDETRQILDTEDELRELRSDAVPSEVRDWLASTFTQQTRAKGRRAEEKPKFRSIVHAVQAGIFVERMFRRTYTSVGPTYSTAVHNCLKNLDLWCFDVFSLNRAADDHALRTIVFELLTRHSLISRFKIPTVFLMSFLEALETGYGKYKNPYHNQIHAADVTQTVHCFLLRTGMVHCLSEIEILAIIFAAAIHDYEHTGTTNSFHIQTKSECAILYNDRSVLENHHISSVFRLMQDDEMNIFINLTKDEFVELRALVIEMVLATDMSCHFQQVKSMKTALQQLERIDKSKALSLLLHAADISHPTKQWSVHSRWTKALMEEFFRQGDKEAELGLPFSPLCDRTSTLVAQSQIGFIDFIVEPTFSVLTDVAEKSVQPLSDDDSKSKSQPSFQWRQPSLDVDVGDPNPDVVSFRSTWTKYIQENKQKWKERAASGITNQMSIDELSPCEEEAPPSPAEDEHNQNGNLD, from the exons ATGGCAAATCCTGCTCCTGTTCATAGGGGTCATCTCCAGGGCCCCATCCTCAG GCTGCGCTACATGGTGAAGCAGTTGGAGAATGGGGAGGTTAACATCGAGGAGCTGAAGAAAAACCTGGAATACACAGCTTCCCTGCTGGAAGCTGTCTACATTGATGAGACACG GCAAATCCTGGACACTGAGGATGAGCTTCGGGAGCTTCGTTCAGATGCTGTGCCTTCAGAGGTGCGGGACTGGCTGGCCTCCACCTTCACCCAGCAGACTCGAGCCAAAGGTCGCAGGGCAGAAGAAAAACCCAAGTTCCGCAGCATCGTGCATGCTGTGCAGGCTGGGATCTTCGTGGAGCG GATGTTTCGGAGAACGTATACCTCTGTGGGCCCCACGTATTCTACTGCAGTCCACAACTGTCTCAAG AACCTGGACCTCTGGTGCTTTGATGTCTTTTCCTTGAATCGGGCAGCTGATGACCACGCACTGAGGACCATTGTTTTCGAATTGCTGACTCGGCATAGCCTCATCAGTCGCTTCAAG ATTCCCACTGTATTTCTGATGAGTTTTCTGGAAGCCTTGGAGACAGGCTATGGGAAATATAAGAACCCTTACCACAACCAGATTCATGCAGCCGATGTGACCCAGACTGTACATTGCTTCCTGCTCCGCACAGGCATGGTG CACTGCCTGTCAGAAATTGAGATCTTGGCCATCATCTTTGCTGCAGCCATCCATGACTATGAGCACACAGGCACAACCAACAGCTTCCACATCCAGACCAA GTCAGAATGTGCCATCTTGTACAATGATCGCTCGGTGCTGGAGAATCACCACATCAGCTCTGTTTTTCGTCTGATGCAGGATGATGAGATGAACATTTTTATCAATCTCACCAAGGATGAGTTTGT AGAGCTGCGGGCCCTGGTCATTGAAATGGTGTTGGCCACAGACATGTCCTGCCATTTTCAGCAAGTGAAGTCCATGAAGACAGCCCTGCAGCAGCTGGAAAG GATTGACAAATCCAAGGCTCTATCTCTTCTGCTTCATGCTGCTGACATCAGCCACCCAACCAAGCAGTGGTCAGTTCACAGCCGCTGGACCAAGGCCCTAATGGAAGAGTTCTTCCGCCAG GGTGAcaaggaggcagagctgggcctGCCTTTCTCTCCACTCTGTGATCGCACCTCCACATTGGTGGCCCAGTCCCAGATAG GTTTCATTGACTTCATTGTGGAGCCTACTTTCTCTGTGCTGACTGATGTGGCAGAGAAGAGTGTCCAGCCCTTGTCAGACGATGATTCCAAGTCTAAAAGTCAGCCCAG CTTCCAGTGGCGCCAGCCTTCTTTGGATGTGGATGTAGGAGACCCCAACCCTGATGTGGTCAGTTTCCGCTCCACCTGGACCAAGTACATTCAAGAGAACAAACAGAAGTGGAAGGAACGAGCAGCTAGTG GCATCACCAACCAGATGTCCATCGATGAACTGTCCCCCTGTGAGGAAGAGGCCCCACCCTCCCCTGCAGAAGATGAGCACAACCAGAATGGAAATCTGGATTAG